The Phoenix dactylifera cultivar Barhee BC4 chromosome 12, palm_55x_up_171113_PBpolish2nd_filt_p, whole genome shotgun sequence genome has a window encoding:
- the LOC103696336 gene encoding uncharacterized protein LOC103696336: protein MMECNKEEAIRAKDIAEKRMQNKDFIGARKIALRAQQLFPDLDNISQILTVCDVHCSAAVKVNGEIDWYGILQVEPSADDSSIKKQYRKLALLLHPDKNKFAGAEAAFKLIGEAHMTLSDRAKRSLHDIKSNANTKIAPSRQPSQQAKKTPYARSNVHTMNFNGLNQQQQQPSAFTGSQTFWTICPFCCMRYQYYKTILNRALRCQNCSKPFIAYDLNAQAVPPGTNSGYSYNSSGIPPQQFPSQQAHNTSQQTQFGNASSSTAFQGSVGGTPAVNSEHGCGPVNKAKEDGKVDVEGGAGNEVKFEKVKLKEVNKKEQVAKPSVKTSQKRGRKAVVESSDSDATDIEDVVIDDGPPAEQGAGADASHYLRRSTRQKQNVTYNEDGSDADDDDDFMNPSSCKRLRKGGSSSNVDRREKDLSDGDAYGVDVGTSENNIFDEQMDSKQNEGTAHAEKLPNENEVTMDKLRESKQGTIEKDETSRAGTDSSVDSSSKASPNHGSFSYPDPEFCDFEKFRNPDQFAVDQIWAVYDNLDGMPRFYARIRHVDEPDFKLRFTWLEHDPRNEDEMAWSDEELPVACGNFRLGKSEVTEDRLMFSHVISWKKGRKRNSYDICPRKGEVWALFKDWDVGWSSDPDSHRLYEYEIVEVVSDFAAGTGIRVIPLVKLRDFVSLFIRAEGEITAPYVIPPSEILRFSHNIPSYRMTGAEREGIPKGCFELDSASLPDNFQEVFHSISLDSITDRVKKLDDQCSVLHSKTAVDEEKLGTITIEEIENMKFQDFSPHGANGVYEEKHQASTSQHMTTTASKLVNEMKASRVEIDKNSVDSRNADANSDAECHDPSTSSSQIPITYEYPESEFHNFEEGKSIEKFQQGQIWALYSDIDKYPKYYGWIRKVELGDFRVHVIWLEACPSREEEKQWLGKELPIGCGTFKVATGSIAFDTTDTFSHLVQARPAGRKNQYVILPSIGEIWAVYKNWHAGWTLSDFENCEYDVVEICERTGSGMKVLLLTKLTGYRAVFRPERKGNSITMMEIPEDEFLRFSHQIPVFRLTDERGGKLRGYYELDPASVPEIFLFPSVD, encoded by the coding sequence ATGATGGAGTGCAACAAGGAAGAGGCTATCAGAGCCAAGGACATTGCCGAAAAAAGAATGCAAAACAAAGATTTTATTGGGGCACGGAAGATTGCTCTCAGGGCCCAACAGCTCTTTCCTGACCTTGATAACATCTCTCAGATTTTAACTGTTTGTGATGTGCATTGCTCTGCTGCAGTTAAAGTCAATGGGGAAATAGACTGGTATGGAATTCTTCAAGTAGAGCCATCAGCAGATGATTCATCTATCAAGAAGCAGTATCGCAAACTTGCTCTTTTACTTCATCCTGATAAAAACAAGTTTGCAGGTGCTGAAGCTGCGTTCAAGTTAATTGGAGAAGCACATATGACATTATCTGATCGTGCGAAGCGGTCCCTCCATGACATCAAAAGCAATGCTAACACAAAAATTGCCCCATCAAGGCAGCCTTCTCAGCAGGCCAAGAAGACTCCTTATGCTAGAAGCAATGTTCATACCATGAATTTTAATGGTTTGAATCAGCAGCAGCAACAGCCATCAGCTTTCACTGGTTCCCAGACTTTTTGGACCATTTGCCCTTTTTGTTGCATGAGATACCAGTATTACAAGACAATATTAAACAGAGCTCTCCGCTGTCAGAATTGCTCAAAACCTTTTATTGCATATGATTTAAATGCACAAGCTGTGCCTCCTGGGACAAATTCGGGCTATTCATATAATAGTTCTGGAATTCCACCACAGCAGTTTCCCAGTCAGCAAGCTCATAATACCAGCCAGCAAACTCAATTTGGTAATGCTTCTTCGAGCACCGCATTTCAGGGTAGTGTGGGTGGGACACCAGCAGTCAACTCTGAACATGGATGTGGACCTGTGAACAAGGCAAAAGAAGATGGTAAGGTTGATGTTGAAGGTGGGGCAGGCAATGAGGTGAAGTTTGAAAAAGTAAAGCTTAAAGAGGTGAATAAGAAAGAGCAGGTAGCTAAGCCTTCTGTAAAGACAAGCCAGAAGAGGGGCAGAAAAGCGGTTGTTGAATCTAGTGATTCAGATGCCACTGATATTGAAGATGTAGTTATTGATGATGGTCCTCCTGCAGAGCAGGGTGCTGGGGCAGATGCCAGCCATTATCTGCGAAGATCAACCAGGCAGAAGCAAAATGTCACTTATAATGAAGATGGAAGCGATGCTGATGACGATGATGACTTCATGAATCCTTCTAGTTGTAAAAGGCTGAGAAAGGGTGGATCATCAAGTAATGTTGATCGGAGAGAGAAAGACTTGTCAGATGGTGATGCGTATGGGGTTGATGTGGGAACTAGTGAGAACAATATTTTTGACGAACAAATGGATAGCAAACAGAATGAAGGCACAGCACATGCTGAAAAATTACCAAATGAAAATGAAGTGACTATGGATAAATTGCGGGAAAGCAAACAAGGGACCATTGAGAAAGACGAAACATCTCGAGCTGGGACTGATTCTAGTGTTGATTCGAGCTCAAAGGCTTCACCTAATCATGGGTCTTTTTCCTATCCTGATCCAGAATTTTGCGACTTTGAGAAGTTCAGGAATCCAGATCAATTTGCAGTTGATCAGATCTGGGCAGTCTATGATAATCTGGATGGGATGCCCAGATTCTACGCTCGGATTAGGCATGTTGATGAGCCAGACTTCAAGCTGCGCTTTACTTGGCTAGAGCATGACCCCAGAAATGAAGATGAAATGGCATGGTCTGATGAGGAATTGCCTGTTGCTTGCGGGAACTTCAGACTGGGGAAATCAGAAGTCACCGAAGACCGGCTGATGTTCTCTCATGTTATTTCttggaaaaaaggaagaaaaagaaactcgTATGACATATGTCCTAGGAAGGGCGAGGTTTGGGCTCTTTTCAAGGACTGGGATGTTGGGTGGAGCTCTGATCCAGACAGTCACAGGttgtatgaatatgaaattgtagAAGTTGTTTCAGATTTTGCAGCAGGCACCGGCATAAGGGTTATTCCATTAGTGAAGTTAAGGGATTTTGTGAGCTTGTTCATCCGAGCAGAAGGCGAAATAACAGCCCCATATGTCATACCACCCAGTGAAATACTTAGATTTTCTCACAACATTCCTTCTTATAGGATGACTGGAGCTGAAAGAGAAGGCATTCCAAAAGGTTGTTTTGAACTTGATTCAGCATCCCTTCCTGATAACTTTCAAGAGGTTTTTCATTCCATCAGTCTTGACAGCATCACAGACAGAGTTAAAAAGTTGGATGATCAATGTAGTGTTTTGCATTCTAAGACTGCAGTTGATGAAGAGAAGCTTGGAACTATTACAATTGAGGAAattgaaaatatgaaatttcaGGACTTTTCTCCTCATGGGGCAAATGGAGTTTATGAGGAGAAACATCAGGCAAGTACAAGTCAGCATATGACAACAACTGCTTCAAAACTTGTCAATGAAATGAAGGCATCCAGAGTAGAGATTGACAAAAATAGTGTAGATTCTCGGAATGCCGATGCTAACAGTGATGCGGAGTGTCACGATCCATCTACGTCATCATCTCAAATTCCGATTACCTATGAATATCCTGAATCAGAGTTCCATAACTTTGAAGAAGGCAAGTCTATTGAAAAGTTTCAACAGGGTCAGATTTGGGCACTCTATAGTGATATTGACAAATATCCCAAGTATTATGGCTGGATAAGGAAGGTTGAATTGGGGGATTTTAGAGTGCATGTGATATGGCTTGAGGCTTGTCCttcaagagaggaggagaaacagtgGTTGGGAAAGGAGCTTCCAATTGGATGTGGAACATTTAAAGTTGCTACCGGGAGCATTGCATTTGATACTACTGATACCTTTTCTCATCTTGTACAAGCCAGACCAGCTGGTAGAAAAAACCAATATGTTATCCTCCCCAGCATTGGTGAGATTTGGGCTGTATACAAGAATTGGCATGCAGGATGGACACTTTCAGATTTTGAAAATTGTGAGTATGATGTGGTGGAGATTTGTGAGCGCACTGGTTCTGGCATGAAAGTTTTGCTTTTAACTAAGTTGACTGGCTACAGAGCTGTATTCAGGcctgaaagaaaaggaaacagcATTACCATGATGGAGATACCGGAAGATGAATTTTTGAGATTCTCTCATCAAATACCTGTATTCCGGCTGACTGATGAAAGAGGCGGCAAGCTACGTGGATATTATGAGCTTGATCCTGCATCTGTGCCAGAGATTTTTCTGTTTCCAAGTGTTGACTGA